Genomic segment of Pagrus major chromosome 19, Pma_NU_1.0:
CTTCCCCAGAATTCATCCTGACATATTTGCAGCTTTGGAAACTTTGTGatctaaaatcatttttttgtgagtttttatttgtttggcttcacaacatgagtttgtatagatggagccactggtggagctgcagagtttaagaggtgaagTCACGACGTCTTAATTGAAGTAGcggcacgttgtcattaatattaatgagagctctttGTCACCTTTTGTATTGTAGAGGTTTTAACCTGCGTCCTGTTGGGTTCAgatgtttggagtttccattttctcattttctatttgaacagattattaatcactgaatgatttcaagcaggaacattgtcttctaaacttacatcatttattctttattcagattgaggagctgcagtttgtcagagatcagctgtgcttctctggtctcagctctgaagtccaacccctcccatctgagagggATCATAGATTTATGAAGCTATATGATGCttatactgactgaatagtTTAAACTGAAGATGATTTGATTTTCTGACTCCactttcctgaaaaaaaatataatattgtgATCaggactccatatttacattgTCATATTTCAAAAGTAgatgaaatattcaaatgtgaCTGATACTCTGGTTTCTAACAGCTTTGAACCCAAACAGCCGTCCATCATTAAAGAGAGCAGTGAATATCTGTGTTCCTGCAgtaatgatgcgttcagggactgtcagcagtttatttccaccgtgtccttcagtgaaacctgcagagtaaacagacttgatgtccaaagtgtctgcaggtctgtgagcttcactccaacatgttaacatgagagctgaaaggaagctggctacgctacacagccgctccacttgtggtctgaacaggactgaagtcctgctggtctttatatcactgactgatagctgatggagggagtctctgtaaacactcatttatcacttctactgtctctctgcttctctcatcagctggGAATCGTGgtgatctctgtcagagtgatgagaaaggtggaggtgttgagaggatcagctgtgtcctgatgatcgAGAaaggttgaagcagcaccatcagctggtgggtcCTCCACTCCTTCTGCGCCACACTCAAACACCTCTTCCACCTGGAACCTGGACATGAGTCTGCATCAcgttctgtctttctttttctgattcagtcagtctgtgtttATACACTTACTGGTTGTTGAATGATGGAGAACGCCTGTTAATTTTCATATTATGCTGTAAAATGGAGGTTGATGTCAGAATGCAGAAGTCTGCAGTATCATATTCATCAGTGAAAGATTATTTCTGTATATGTGTTCTTTATTCTGTATGTTTAGATTTGTTATTGCATATGAAtctgtcatttcttttattatgaaaaagTACAGTCAAATGTTTATTCTTCTGTAATGAGAATGTATTAAACAATATTTTGATGGTTCCACTTGTGTTGATCGATGTAATCAATTAAGAAAAAGCTCAGCAGTTCTGGTATTTAATGGAACACAGAGGTTCAGAGGGGGGTGCTTACAACTAACAGACCTGATATTTGACAAGGAGCCCCAACTAGATTCTGCTTTTTCATATGGAGTCACGAGCCAAAGAGGTTGGAAACGACTGGTTGAATTTTTAAcaatacattgttttttttagaagaTCATCAGCTATTGTGTAAAATCTAACTCCAGCTGCTGGCTAAATGGAAAGAGACAATAATCCTGGATGAAACACATTGGAGCAGAGATCAtgttgtgcatgtaaaataaCTTGTAGGCTTACAGCTGTCAGGTAAAGGTCCTGCAGTAAAACCTCAAATAGTACAACAACCACACGTAATGGTAACATCTACGCCATTTCCTTTAGCTAACAAAGTCATCTCCTCTGCTTTCTTACTAACTGGTTTCACACACTATTTATTGCAATAAACACAAAAGTCACTGTTCTGTAAGATCTAGGTTTTAGGCTCACAGTATGATACAGGTTTGCAATGCATAAGGCTAGTTTTCTCTTCAATTAATTCTTCATTAAGAAATCAGAACCAGAAAGACAttgtgaaaattaaatgttagGTTAAAGCAATATTTAATGAGACagtgaacataaaaacatttattgataacaaaataaaagttaagtAAAGGTTTCAATCTTTCATATCCTTTTCCTCATCTTCTAAGTGGATCACCTGCTTCTCTGCCTTTAGTGGTCTTACTcctagagagaaagaaaacatgttgtcagctttaaatggaaaaaaaatctctagATTAGTTCAACttatttgtaaaagaaaatgaaggtcAATGGCAAAACTTTGTCCAACTATGGAGTGAAGTCATCTAGGTTTTTGATGGAGTTGCTGACCTGGTATGTGTGGAGGAGAGTTGAGGATGGGTGTGTCTTTTCTGCGAGGTTTCTTCTGCTGGTCTTCCCCTTGATTCTCTGAGCATTGAGCATCCTCCTCTTTATTATCCTTCATCTTTGATTTCCCATCCATGAGGTTCTCAGGCACTTCCTGGTCTGTCACACAGCCAGACAAACTGTTACCAGAATAACTTGTGCACCAACTTCACCACACCATAGAACAGACTTGTACAGAAGACGGTTCTCTAAAAGGTCATCCAGACCAAGAACGATAACAATAACTAATagacattaaacatttaaaaaattattatAACACAACTGTATGGTGGAGTCCATAACTAGGATAACAGTGGCAAACGATGTTAGGATCAATTTCAGAGTGATTTGCGTGCTCACTGCCACTGTTTACAGAATGTTATCGttcatcagtgtggatgctCAAATTGTTATCATTAGTTATTGTTATAGTCATCGTTCTTGGTGTGTACAGCCCTTAACCCTATGCAAATAGTTCAAGGTGTACAATCTGAAGATTTCTGCCTATAGAATTTTTTGCTCTTAAACACAGAGATGATATggggtctcatttataaaattCTGCGGAGAATCCACACTGAATGTTTGCCTACGTACATTCTCtaaaaaatgttctgatttACAAAACCTGGTGTCTGCCCAACAATACGcaatttccttttataaatcccTCATCAACTTGGAAATGTGCGCACATGAATCAGCCCCTTATGCCGCCCtctccacacccacacacaaccaTAAATGGTCATGCAAAGCCTTGACCACTATACACTAAGGCAAACGCCTTATGAATGTTATGTTACGCCTCTTTTATGCCTGCTTATAAATGAGCCCCCTGATCCTTTTTTAAGGGTGGgttcatccagatgaaaaaaaaaaccttttccaAAATTCTATATATGAACCAATGATACCTTAAGTGCTTACTCCACAGATCTCACTGTGAAGATAACAACAATGTTATTGTGAGAGACAACCACAGGCCACAGCCTTTTGACAGTGCCACCCTTTTGCCAATATTACACTGAGACAACTATTTAGCCTGATCAGATAGGTGGATGTTCAGGTGCTCCATCCTAAACTTTAATAATGTGTGTTGAAATGAGAGTTGAAGTCCTTCTGGCAAAGTTGCAGTTTGCTAGTAAGGattgtgattttcattttttaggttttgattatttgattattttttacgTTGTGCCATTTACTATGTTACATTTCCAGTAGCACAATGTGTCTGTTGATTAaacaatgtattattattatttttatcattattgttgttgttgtggttgttgttattttataaatgaatgaaataatcaAGACGTTGAAATGAGCAGACCTCTGTGCTTACATTGCATGCTCTCCTGTATCATCAGTCGATGTTCAGGCTCCAGGGTCGACCTCACACAGCCAGTTGTCATCTCTGAGGTCCTCTAGGCTTTCAACAAAGatcacataacacacacacacacacacacacacacatacattcattattcattagcGCACACTAACAAAGGATGACGCACTTCGGTGGAGGGGACTGCATCATTGACACATCTGCCTCATGTTTAGACTAAACAGCA
This window contains:
- the ppp1r17 gene encoding protein phosphatase 1 regulatory subunit 17 — its product is MTTGCVRSTLEPEHRLMIQESMQYQEVPENLMDGKSKMKDNKEEDAQCSENQGEDQQKKPRRKDTPILNSPPHIPGVRPLKAEKQVIHLEDEEKDMKD